Proteins found in one Acinetobacter sp. XH1741 genomic segment:
- a CDS encoding isocitrate lyase/phosphoenolpyruvate mutase family protein, which yields MKISIDEKRKNFRALHEEGFFILPNPWDAGSAKILEQLGYKALATTSSGYAWSCGKADGQLDRDETLAHLRYMVQSTNLPINADFESGFSDTTQGIIENVLMALDTGIAGISIEDSTGNTEKPLRDISDAVERIRAARVAIDQSGTNVMLIGRAENFFVGVPDLEDTINRLKAYSEAGADCLYAPGIKTREQIIAVVNAVSPKPVNVLIGWDSDLTAAELAYLGVRRISLGGALARSAWDGFIKTAFAQYYGFKWRS from the coding sequence ATGAAAATCTCAATTGATGAGAAAAGAAAAAATTTCCGCGCACTCCATGAAGAGGGATTCTTTATTTTACCCAACCCTTGGGATGCAGGCAGCGCAAAAATACTCGAACAACTCGGCTATAAAGCACTTGCTACAACCAGCTCAGGCTATGCATGGTCTTGCGGCAAAGCAGATGGTCAGCTCGACCGAGATGAAACACTGGCACATCTACGTTATATGGTTCAGTCCACTAACCTACCTATCAATGCTGATTTTGAAAGTGGCTTTTCAGATACAACTCAAGGCATTATTGAAAATGTTTTGATGGCACTTGATACAGGTATAGCAGGTATTTCTATTGAGGATTCAACCGGAAATACTGAAAAGCCACTACGTGATATTTCTGATGCAGTTGAAAGAATACGAGCAGCTCGTGTAGCGATCGATCAAAGTGGAACTAACGTGATGCTTATCGGTCGTGCTGAAAACTTCTTTGTAGGTGTGCCCGATTTAGAAGATACCATTAACAGGTTAAAAGCATATTCAGAAGCTGGTGCTGACTGTCTATATGCGCCCGGTATTAAAACTCGTGAACAAATCATCGCTGTTGTGAATGCCGTTTCACCAAAACCCGTAAACGTTTTAATTGGTTGGGATAGTGATTTAACGGCGGCAGAGCTTGCATACTTGGGTGTAAGACGCATTAGTCTTGGTGGAGCATTAGCTCGTTCAGCTTGGGATGGTTTTATTAAAACAGCATTCGCTCAATACTACGGTTTCAAGTGGCGATCTTAA
- a CDS encoding GNAT family protein has protein sequence MPLNITLSSERIRLRILTIEDSKALVAAASDGELWNLPFTVVPSAETIDDYIQHALEGYHSGTVLPFIVEDIATGKIIGSTRFWKIDRKNLKLEIGSTWYSKSWQRTYVNTEAKYLLLQYAFEELNCVRVQFTTDVLNEKSQNAILRLGAQKEGVVRNERIMPNGRKRNSVRFSIIDEEWPSIKDNLIKKLNYY, from the coding sequence ATGCCTTTAAACATAACGCTTTCAAGTGAACGTATTCGGTTACGCATATTAACCATTGAAGATTCAAAAGCCTTAGTCGCCGCTGCTTCAGATGGAGAACTATGGAACCTCCCTTTCACTGTAGTTCCTTCAGCAGAAACTATAGATGACTATATTCAGCACGCCCTAGAGGGTTACCACTCGGGTACAGTTCTTCCTTTTATAGTCGAAGATATCGCCACAGGGAAAATCATTGGGTCTACCAGATTTTGGAAAATAGATAGAAAAAATTTAAAGTTGGAAATTGGAAGTACTTGGTACTCAAAATCATGGCAGCGAACATACGTAAATACAGAAGCAAAATATTTGCTTCTGCAATATGCCTTTGAAGAGTTAAATTGCGTTAGAGTTCAATTCACAACAGATGTACTGAATGAAAAATCACAGAATGCGATTTTAAGACTAGGCGCTCAGAAAGAAGGTGTTGTTAGAAATGAGCGAATTATGCCTAATGGCAGAAAAAGGAATTCTGTCAGGTTTAGTATCATTGATGAAGAATGGCCGAGCATAAAAGATAATCTAATTAAAAAGTTAAATTATTATTAA
- a CDS encoding TonB-dependent siderophore receptor, protein MFAFSPRKNLITVEILKHSSPLLLSLIPMMSWAEATAIQPAQLETIKVQAEADSSYIGTQTASTLRGKQKNLESPQTVNVVSKQYMKDYLPANLDNALTQVSGITQGNTLGGTQDTVMKRGFGDNRDGSITVNGMPIVQGRTMNAAVEQVEVLKGPASLLYGIMDPGGVVNVITKKPETTQKTELSLYGSSFAAGKNGLGASIDTTGAISGSNFAYRFIADHSDADYWRNFGNLKQTLIAPSVAWDNGQTKVNLSYQYRHFDVPFDRSTVFDPKTNKALPISKYQRLDEAFNQMKGEDHLAQLLVDHQINDNWSAHLGYTYNYETYDANQLRVTKLDTTNHTVTRRTDATLNAQSIDSNAQAYVTGSTNLFGLKHDIQIGSDIEYRKYFRPDMVRGNTSTLDYLNPSFGTIEPSQNVVASDSDQTDKLHTYGFYVQDAIHLNEKWIAVLGGRYLNYQQTAGRGRPFKENTNTNDDAWLPHAGLVYKWNDQLSFYGSYTESLKPSSSIAPLGGDAVINSDVQPEQAKSYEVGAKYELNDRIKANFALYDIKKRNVLAKVTNSSTGEVELHTTGAVRSKGAELDLTGRVTDQLDATLTYAYTDAKVTEDESGLEGNRLNNVAKNTASLALAYNYGELYNGNLRFGVSGNYVGKRAGDSENTFDLPDYTLANAFVSYDTTIAKQAVTFQFNLNNIFDKTYYTASVNNLAVSQGDSRQAVLRATFKF, encoded by the coding sequence ATGTTTGCTTTCTCCCCGCGTAAAAATTTAATTACTGTTGAAATTTTAAAACATAGTAGCCCCTTACTTTTATCTCTCATCCCGATGATGTCTTGGGCAGAAGCAACCGCAATCCAACCAGCGCAACTAGAAACGATTAAAGTTCAGGCTGAAGCAGACTCAAGCTATATTGGTACACAAACAGCGTCGACCCTCAGAGGCAAACAAAAAAATCTAGAAAGCCCGCAAACTGTAAACGTCGTATCTAAGCAATATATGAAAGATTATTTGCCTGCAAACTTGGACAATGCACTAACCCAAGTCAGTGGTATTACGCAGGGCAATACTTTAGGTGGTACGCAAGACACCGTAATGAAACGCGGCTTTGGTGATAACCGCGACGGTTCAATTACCGTAAATGGTATGCCAATTGTGCAAGGCCGAACCATGAATGCGGCAGTTGAACAAGTTGAAGTTTTAAAAGGCCCAGCTTCATTACTCTATGGCATTATGGACCCGGGCGGTGTAGTCAATGTCATTACAAAAAAACCTGAGACAACTCAGAAAACTGAACTTTCACTCTATGGTTCAAGCTTTGCTGCGGGTAAAAATGGTCTAGGCGCAAGCATAGATACCACGGGTGCAATTAGTGGTAGTAACTTTGCCTATCGCTTTATTGCCGATCATTCTGATGCAGACTACTGGCGTAATTTTGGTAACCTGAAACAGACTTTAATTGCTCCGTCTGTGGCTTGGGATAATGGTCAAACTAAAGTAAACCTGAGCTATCAATACCGTCACTTTGATGTGCCATTTGACCGCTCTACCGTTTTTGACCCGAAAACCAACAAAGCCCTCCCTATCTCTAAATACCAACGCCTAGATGAAGCTTTTAACCAAATGAAAGGTGAAGATCATTTGGCGCAGTTGTTGGTAGATCACCAAATTAATGATAACTGGTCAGCTCACTTAGGCTATACCTATAACTATGAAACCTATGATGCTAACCAATTACGTGTGACCAAGTTAGATACGACTAATCACACCGTGACACGCCGTACAGATGCAACCTTAAATGCACAAAGCATAGATAGTAATGCTCAAGCGTATGTCACGGGTTCAACCAATCTGTTTGGTTTAAAACATGACATTCAAATTGGTTCAGACATCGAATACCGTAAATATTTCCGTCCAGATATGGTGCGTGGCAATACCTCAACTTTAGATTATTTAAATCCAAGTTTTGGAACTATCGAACCATCTCAAAATGTTGTGGCATCAGATAGCGACCAAACCGATAAACTGCATACCTATGGTTTTTACGTACAAGATGCAATTCACTTAAATGAAAAATGGATTGCTGTACTTGGCGGACGTTACCTGAACTATCAACAAACTGCTGGCCGTGGTAGACCGTTTAAAGAAAATACCAATACCAATGATGATGCTTGGCTTCCACATGCAGGTTTAGTCTATAAGTGGAATGACCAGCTTTCATTCTATGGTAGCTATACCGAGTCACTTAAGCCTTCTTCTTCAATTGCGCCTTTGGGTGGCGATGCGGTTATTAACTCTGATGTGCAACCAGAACAAGCCAAATCTTATGAAGTGGGTGCAAAATATGAGTTAAATGACCGTATTAAAGCCAATTTTGCGCTCTACGATATTAAAAAACGTAATGTTTTAGCTAAAGTCACTAACTCATCGACTGGTGAAGTTGAACTACATACTACAGGTGCAGTACGTTCTAAGGGAGCTGAACTCGACCTGACAGGACGCGTAACCGATCAACTTGATGCGACCCTGACCTATGCTTATACAGATGCTAAAGTAACCGAAGATGAAAGTGGCCTTGAAGGCAATCGCTTGAATAATGTAGCGAAAAACACTGCTTCTTTAGCATTGGCCTATAACTACGGTGAACTTTATAACGGTAATTTACGTTTTGGTGTAAGCGGTAACTATGTGGGCAAACGTGCTGGGGATTCGGAAAATACCTTCGACCTACCTGACTATACCCTTGCTAATGCCTTTGTGAGCTATGACACGACCATTGCTAAACAAGCAGTCACGTTCCAATTTAATTTAAATAATATCTTTGACAAAACCTACTACACAGCGAGCGTCAATAATTTGGCCGTGTCTCAAGGCGACTCTCGTCAAGCGGTATTACGTGCAACCTTTAAATTCTAA
- a CDS encoding spore coat U domain-containing protein, with the protein MNLIKYALFSLMGMLIINNAEAGNASTSLKVSLTILESCEVSTQGNLDFGSVVRAQPVAPATTNVSVQCTHNTPYQLAITSDNNFELKSAANTASVAYVLFQDAGHTQIWGGTGSKIHSGVATGMKENIPVHGMITSSTNVQATKYEDWVRVNVVY; encoded by the coding sequence ATGAATCTCATTAAATACGCCTTATTTTCTCTTATGGGAATGCTGATCATAAATAATGCAGAGGCGGGAAATGCATCGACATCTTTAAAGGTCAGTTTAACCATTCTTGAAAGTTGTGAGGTCTCAACACAAGGAAATTTAGATTTTGGTTCAGTTGTCCGTGCGCAACCCGTTGCTCCTGCAACCACGAATGTTTCTGTGCAATGCACTCACAATACGCCGTATCAATTGGCTATAACTTCAGACAATAACTTTGAACTTAAATCTGCTGCCAACACAGCATCTGTCGCATACGTATTATTTCAAGATGCAGGCCATACTCAAATTTGGGGAGGGACAGGAAGTAAAATACATTCGGGAGTCGCAACAGGTATGAAAGAAAATATTCCTGTTCATGGGATGATTACATCGAGTACCAATGTTCAGGCAACAAAGTATGAAGATTGGGTACGTGTGAATGTGGTCTATTGA
- a CDS encoding pyrimidine/purine nucleoside phosphorylase, with protein sequence MQNQFDSVSIRKKANVHFEGHSVSHMIEFEDGSKKTLGVILPTPTSLTFKTHVPERIEIISGKCTVQIGDEPEAKIYSSGESFNVPENSKFKIMTDEVIDYICHLDE encoded by the coding sequence ATGCAAAATCAATTTGATTCCGTTTCTATAAGAAAAAAAGCAAATGTTCACTTTGAAGGCCATTCTGTGAGTCACATGATTGAATTTGAAGATGGCTCAAAGAAAACCTTAGGTGTCATTCTTCCTACCCCTACATCATTAACCTTTAAAACTCACGTACCAGAACGCATTGAGATAATTTCAGGAAAATGTACTGTTCAAATTGGTGATGAACCAGAAGCTAAAATTTACTCGAGTGGCGAATCTTTTAATGTGCCTGAAAATAGTAAATTTAAAATTATGACAGATGAAGTGATTGATTATATTTGTCACTTAGATGAATAA
- a CDS encoding helix-turn-helix domain-containing protein, producing MALEVGYQSEAAFGKAFKKHIGMLPGQYRRTKSSFQ from the coding sequence ATTGCATTAGAGGTTGGTTATCAGTCTGAGGCTGCGTTCGGAAAAGCTTTTAAAAAGCATATTGGTATGTTGCCGGGACAATACCGACGTACCAAATCATCCTTTCAATGA
- a CDS encoding DUF2147 domain-containing protein, with the protein MKKYLFLLLLSSFSVHSFAADKLNGTVWKTIDDETNQPRALIKFSEDKNGVLTANIEKILVPSEANKCTMCEGTYKNKSLIGLTIVKNLKNVSQNKYDKGSILDPQSDKTYRFSVSVSPSWDKLTARGYIGISAIGRNQTWYRVK; encoded by the coding sequence ATGAAAAAATATCTATTCCTACTTTTACTCAGCTCTTTTTCGGTTCATTCCTTTGCTGCCGACAAACTTAATGGCACTGTTTGGAAAACCATTGATGATGAAACCAATCAGCCTAGAGCACTCATCAAATTTAGCGAAGACAAAAACGGCGTTTTGACTGCTAATATCGAAAAAATTCTTGTTCCAAGCGAAGCCAATAAATGCACTATGTGTGAAGGCACATATAAAAATAAATCTTTAATTGGCTTAACTATTGTCAAAAACTTAAAAAATGTAAGCCAAAACAAATATGACAAAGGATCTATTCTTGACCCTCAGTCAGACAAGACCTATCGCTTTAGCGTATCGGTATCTCCAAGTTGGGACAAACTCACCGCACGTGGTTATATTGGTATCTCTGCAATTGGCCGAAACCAGACATGGTATCGAGTTAAATAA
- the yddG gene encoding aromatic amino acid DMT transporter YddG: MIGRRNATLIGLIAVLLWSSIVGLIRSVTESLGATGGIAMMYSVASVFLLLSIGFPKLSEFPKRYLIWGSLLFVSYELCLALSIGYSNTNRQAIEVGIVNYLWPALTMVAAILFNNQKSNWLVIPGFIIAILGICWVLGGEKGLNLESMLENIKDNPLSYGLAFIGALIWATYCTVTARIANGKNGVTLFFILTALALWVKYLVIGGAPMVFDFHAVIYLVLAAAAMGFGYAAWNVGILHGNVTILAGASYFIPVFSAALAAIVLQTPLSMSFWQGAAMVCIGSVLCWLATRQK, translated from the coding sequence ATGATCGGTAGGAGAAATGCAACGTTAATCGGGCTCATCGCTGTTTTGCTATGGAGTTCTATTGTTGGACTAATTCGTAGTGTGACCGAGAGCTTGGGCGCAACGGGTGGTATAGCCATGATGTACAGCGTTGCCTCTGTCTTTCTCTTGCTTAGCATAGGGTTTCCAAAACTGAGTGAATTCCCTAAGCGCTATTTAATTTGGGGCAGCTTATTGTTTGTGTCCTATGAGTTATGTCTTGCATTATCTATTGGTTATTCAAATACCAACCGCCAAGCTATTGAAGTAGGTATAGTCAATTATTTATGGCCAGCTCTGACAATGGTCGCGGCTATTTTATTTAACAATCAAAAATCTAACTGGTTAGTAATTCCCGGATTCATTATTGCCATTTTAGGAATCTGCTGGGTACTAGGTGGTGAGAAAGGTCTTAATTTGGAGAGTATGCTCGAAAATATAAAAGACAATCCTCTCAGTTATGGGCTGGCTTTTATCGGTGCATTAATTTGGGCGACATACTGTACGGTAACTGCAAGAATCGCCAACGGAAAAAATGGCGTAACACTCTTTTTCATACTCACAGCACTGGCGTTATGGGTGAAGTATCTCGTCATTGGCGGGGCACCAATGGTATTTGATTTCCATGCAGTGATCTATCTTGTACTTGCTGCTGCCGCAATGGGTTTTGGCTATGCAGCATGGAATGTCGGTATTTTGCATGGCAATGTAACGATTCTTGCTGGCGCGTCTTACTTTATACCTGTGTTTTCAGCAGCTTTGGCAGCAATTGTTTTACAAACACCGCTTTCCATGTCGTTTTGGCAAGGGGCAGCCATGGTATGTATCGGTTCGGTTTTATGTTGGCTTGCCACGCGGCAGAAGTAA
- a CDS encoding alpha/beta fold hydrolase — MNTIQQRKSEGVMRYLIKKISVIGFVVCATHVSAAEVIKTGDSAMGYQKQVAWQQIEQFLPQEFHIAKDQLPKEEWWAWNGNNIHLDTYRNPNAKIKVILFHGVGTNGRQMSMILGKPLADRGYETIAVDMPGYGVTQVGKGKVIRYNDWVQAGSDLVDVELAKDNRPVVLYGLSAGGMLTYHVAAKNKKVKAIVGMTFLDTSDKKVRDTVASNLFMSRVGTPITHLTAKTPLASMRVPMSWASKMSTLVNNKEALKVFMKDKTSAGNSVSLTFLDTYIHYKPEIAPEDFDVCPVLLTQPEKDRWTPLDLSTPFLSRIHKVPVKTVILQNAGHYPLEQPGLSQMVNAIDSFYSTTVK, encoded by the coding sequence ATGAATACTATTCAACAAAGAAAATCTGAAGGTGTGATGCGGTATTTAATAAAAAAAATAAGCGTAATAGGCTTCGTAGTCTGTGCCACACATGTATCTGCCGCTGAAGTAATAAAAACAGGAGACTCGGCAATGGGTTATCAAAAACAAGTCGCTTGGCAACAAATTGAACAATTTCTTCCGCAAGAATTTCATATTGCTAAAGACCAATTACCCAAAGAAGAATGGTGGGCTTGGAATGGCAATAACATTCATTTAGATACGTACCGAAACCCAAATGCAAAAATTAAGGTCATTCTATTTCACGGTGTAGGCACCAATGGCCGTCAAATGTCGATGATTTTAGGTAAGCCTTTGGCAGATCGGGGCTATGAAACAATAGCAGTCGATATGCCCGGCTATGGTGTAACACAAGTGGGGAAAGGCAAAGTTATTCGCTATAACGATTGGGTGCAGGCAGGTAGTGACTTGGTTGATGTTGAATTGGCAAAAGATAACCGTCCGGTTGTACTGTATGGCTTAAGTGCAGGTGGAATGCTGACTTATCATGTTGCTGCCAAGAATAAAAAAGTAAAAGCAATTGTTGGCATGACTTTCCTTGATACAAGTGACAAAAAGGTGAGAGACACGGTAGCAAGTAACTTATTTATGAGTCGGGTAGGCACACCAATTACGCATTTGACTGCAAAAACACCGTTGGCATCTATGCGAGTTCCAATGAGCTGGGCAAGTAAAATGAGTACTTTGGTAAATAACAAAGAGGCTTTAAAGGTCTTTATGAAAGATAAAACCTCGGCTGGTAACTCGGTTTCACTTACTTTTTTAGATACCTACATACACTACAAACCAGAGATTGCGCCTGAAGATTTTGATGTATGCCCAGTCTTGTTAACCCAACCGGAAAAAGACCGTTGGACGCCGCTTGATTTGAGTACGCCATTTCTTAGTCGTATTCACAAAGTTCCTGTAAAAACTGTGATATTACAAAATGCGGGGCACTATCCTTTAGAGCAACCGGGTTTATCGCAAATGGTGAATGCTATTGACAGTTTTTATAGTACTACCGTGAAATAA
- a CDS encoding TetR/AcrR family transcriptional regulator: MPNYLETSSKKLHIIDTSIRLFTTYGFHTAGVDLIVKESEIPKATLYNFFGSKEGLVEMCIVFQKSLLKEEVLAIIYSSRYYTSKDKIKEIIVLHTHLNSLYHLLLKAIFETKLVYPKAYRMAVEYRKWLHHEIFDLIFSGETREPKFDANMVVNLIDGLLLQALSSNSLDERDTVVERFFIF; the protein is encoded by the coding sequence ATGCCAAATTACTTAGAAACCTCTTCCAAAAAATTACACATTATTGATACCTCTATTCGTCTATTTACGACTTATGGATTTCACACAGCAGGTGTCGATTTAATCGTGAAAGAGTCAGAAATACCCAAAGCCACGCTTTATAACTTTTTTGGCTCAAAAGAAGGTCTAGTTGAAATGTGTATTGTCTTTCAAAAAAGTCTGCTCAAAGAAGAAGTACTCGCCATCATTTACTCAAGCCGTTACTACACGTCAAAAGATAAAATTAAAGAAATTATTGTGTTACATACCCATTTAAACAGCCTGTACCATTTATTACTTAAGGCCATTTTTGAAACGAAACTGGTATACCCGAAGGCCTACCGCATGGCAGTTGAATATCGCAAATGGTTGCACCATGAGATTTTTGACCTAATTTTTAGCGGAGAAACCCGCGAACCAAAATTTGATGCCAACATGGTGGTAAATCTTATAGATGGTTTGCTGCTACAAGCTTTAAGCTCAAATAGTTTGGATGAAAGAGATACGGTGGTGGAACGGTTTTTTATTTTTTAA
- a CDS encoding GNAT family N-acetyltransferase — protein MSLYEVSISTQRLNLNPFTAEDADEIYNCITPTLTRYMAWDPQPRQEFDQTWSKWLKNFADGTEIIFVIREVSSQVFIGLVGLHRMQTSNPELGIWIREDYHHHGYGREAVTAVVKWAIDFVKPNFFVYPVAEENYPSRKIAESLGGKVVSKSTGPKYEVVTYEIPINV, from the coding sequence ATGAGTTTGTATGAAGTGAGTATTTCTACTCAAAGACTTAATCTAAATCCATTTACGGCGGAAGATGCAGATGAAATATACAACTGTATTACCCCTACACTCACACGCTATATGGCTTGGGATCCTCAACCAAGACAGGAGTTCGATCAAACTTGGAGTAAATGGCTAAAAAACTTTGCTGATGGAACTGAAATTATATTTGTTATCAGAGAGGTATCTTCTCAAGTATTTATAGGGCTTGTTGGCCTACATCGTATGCAAACCAGTAACCCAGAGTTAGGCATATGGATACGCGAAGATTATCACCATCATGGCTATGGTAGAGAAGCTGTAACGGCGGTAGTAAAGTGGGCAATTGACTTTGTTAAGCCGAACTTTTTTGTTTATCCAGTCGCCGAAGAAAACTACCCAAGTCGAAAAATTGCTGAATCTCTAGGAGGGAAAGTAGTTTCAAAATCTACAGGCCCCAAATACGAAGTTGTAACTTATGAGATTCCTATTAATGTCTAA
- a CDS encoding acetyltransferase, producing the protein MSDKQQPKHVLTSIDSYIPFSIEFSENRVADLYWRCGNGKTCLFELGLSNTGEVINITLTSINNSNVLKNNSNFEIPFPVENVLPKFDVSDWNIISQDYSNIFKDDFNYELQLVVGSDYLALNFLNIEKSIHYFKNEELYFGFNSNNELSSIQLTHITAEEIEIIKRNF; encoded by the coding sequence ATGTCTGATAAACAGCAGCCTAAACATGTATTAACTAGCATAGACTCATACATTCCTTTTTCTATTGAGTTCTCTGAAAATAGAGTAGCTGATCTATACTGGCGATGTGGAAATGGAAAAACTTGTTTATTTGAACTAGGTTTAAGTAACACTGGAGAAGTAATTAATATTACTCTTACATCAATAAATAATAGTAACGTTTTGAAAAACAACAGTAACTTTGAAATTCCATTTCCTGTGGAAAATGTCCTACCTAAATTTGATGTCTCAGATTGGAATATAATATCTCAGGATTATTCCAACATATTTAAAGATGATTTTAATTATGAACTACAATTAGTTGTAGGTTCAGATTACTTGGCATTAAATTTTTTAAATATTGAAAAATCAATACATTACTTTAAAAATGAAGAGTTATATTTTGGATTTAACTCTAATAACGAACTATCATCAATACAGTTAACTCATATTACCGCTGAAGAAATTGAAATCATAAAAAGAAATTTTTAA
- the csuE gene encoding Csu fimbrial tip adhesin CsuE: protein MNIKTKKLLSHLCLFSGLMLAGNLAHAACSVSASGSSSISVPSIYLTENGENSSQFNSGLSCTGFSLALANMTYLKYRVEQMSNTFTNAQTGEKLNAIILDSNNEILSLGQEKDMSSFTLVNLFSGPDGNLPFYIRLPAGQTVSPGVYQADSPLKVKWFYSVPGVAIAGIGIFFESPGFKRGVLGIGFNWGSGADSLGSLSITVLPDCRILTQDVNFGTAAFASKLEPVQSSMGIRCSVNTPYYVSLNDGLSPQNGNQRAMKSQTGNTFLKYDIFKNSSNDRWGSGNERWSSLNATINPGVHNGVTQQSYVFTTKIVDENADTTPAGTYQDTVTVQVEF from the coding sequence ATGAATATAAAAACAAAAAAATTACTCAGCCATTTATGCCTGTTTTCTGGACTTATGCTGGCTGGAAATTTGGCTCATGCTGCATGTAGCGTGAGCGCTTCTGGTTCATCTTCTATTTCAGTTCCGTCTATCTACTTAACGGAAAATGGTGAGAACTCTTCACAGTTTAATTCGGGTTTATCATGTACGGGTTTTAGCTTGGCTTTGGCGAACATGACTTATTTAAAGTATCGGGTTGAGCAAATGTCGAATACATTTACCAATGCTCAAACCGGAGAAAAGCTCAATGCCATTATTTTAGACAGTAACAATGAAATTCTGAGTTTAGGCCAAGAGAAAGACATGAGTAGCTTTACGCTAGTCAATCTTTTTAGTGGGCCAGATGGTAATTTGCCTTTCTATATACGCCTTCCGGCTGGGCAAACTGTATCACCGGGTGTTTATCAGGCTGACTCACCGTTAAAAGTAAAATGGTTTTATTCTGTACCGGGTGTCGCTATTGCCGGCATCGGGATCTTCTTTGAAAGCCCTGGGTTTAAACGTGGGGTATTAGGTATTGGTTTTAACTGGGGAAGTGGAGCTGATTCACTCGGTTCACTTTCAATTACCGTACTTCCGGACTGTCGAATTTTAACTCAAGACGTAAACTTTGGTACGGCAGCATTTGCTTCCAAGCTTGAGCCTGTACAGTCATCTATGGGAATTCGGTGCTCTGTAAATACTCCGTATTATGTGAGTTTAAATGATGGACTTTCCCCGCAAAATGGCAACCAACGTGCCATGAAGTCGCAAACGGGAAATACATTTTTAAAATACGATATTTTTAAAAACTCATCGAATGACCGATGGGGAAGTGGTAATGAACGTTGGTCGAGTTTAAATGCGACTATCAATCCGGGTGTACATAACGGAGTGACCCAGCAGAGCTATGTGTTTACCACAAAAATTGTCGATGAAAATGCAGACACTACACCAGCGGGAACCTATCAAGACACGGTGACAGTACAAGTCGAGTTTTAG